Sequence from the Cydia strobilella chromosome 14, ilCydStro3.1, whole genome shotgun sequence genome:
CGATGGAATCGTCGCCCATTCTGTAATGGACCATCATTGCCAGAGGAGCCATAATATGTTAGCGAGTTATCTCTCTCTTAGCTTTACCGTAACTTATTCTTCTAAAATTCCTAGTTTCAATTTCGGTTGAGCAAATAGGTAATAGACAGTTCTCAAACCCATTTAAATCGCTTGGCGGACGCTCTGTTCGTAATCggtttcctctacaaagcgggaaaacgctagaATCGGCTACGCGTGTAACGCTACGAAAAAGTTAGCAGTAAATGCGTTAAAATGAAACATTCAGGGACTGTCCCTAGGTCACGAGCTGTCTTGTAgtattacatatatttaggGCATTTGTAGTATATAACCTATCTACATATATGTGGATAAAACAGTCCGACAAAATAAGATCTTTTACTGTTctgttttgtatttaagtaccttaaattcaatttaggtaaacaaatcagTCGAGAACCAAATCTCGAAATAGACTGTATACTGTTCTGAATGGACAAATCGTGTCAGGtcatattttattcttaaatttCAATACCAAATAGGATAACTGGCTATTTGATATACCGACCTACTGAAACCTTGTTTAATTGAAATAGAAGGGAACGACCGGTGTTACATACAtgcgtagtcctcattttccgcCCTGGTTATTGActatatagaaaatatttttacagtacatatggtgctattttctcgcactagtgcgtaaagtacactttttgtgcatatgtcgaaagtttaaagggccatatgtactgaaaAACGTTGTTccatacacgtgcgaataggtaattcgagacgagtatatattaaatatataatatgtatatatagtatgtatatattaaaacacgaacgcagggagtgttttaaatcgacacgagttcctcttttccgcacttgtatcgaaaataactattataaaatttgatgtTTACGAACTACGACTatcctttaattttttttttttttttgtgtttattatacttaagagataagagcgaaaaacaaattccatacaattttttaaagctGTTACACCTAATAATTAAAAGCATAGCTCCATAATTACAAGCAtggcaatgtttttttttaacacataACAGaaacccttaccgggattcgtaCCCGTGCCGTGACCGCCTGGATCACTTAATCAGTATAACAACTGAATCAAAACACATGTACTTTCTTGAATAATTTATAAGAAGTTTTTCTGTCTTTAATTAAACACAGATCCATTATAGAAGGTTTCATTACAGTCAACATTCTCGTATTAGTCGTTACAAAGTTAAAACAAATTTCCCACTTTCTTAGCTTAACGCAAAGCATCAAAGTAACATCAAATACATGTGTATATGCTAATTCAGCCACTTATTTCCCTGTAACAAGTACACAGTCTTCTCATACAAAAAAGCTTAACCGCCTAACATACTTTGTAACTTGTAACCATACAACGATATGAGTAAGAATTGCTCAGTAATCCTTCCCCAAACTTCGATTGTTACGGCTTGTTCGAGATTAAACTTGGGACGTTAGGCTACGTTGACACGGCGTAATTTTTCTCGTATACCGTATACGAGATTTTATCGAATGTCGTAGTGAcaacaaaatttgtatggcaattttgaaaatcgttCACACAGCGTCTAGGCGTGAAAATCTCGTGTTCGAGGCATATttaggtgggatcgtggtcaaacgcctgcctcatcataaaaaaaaaaaaattaccgtaTACCGTAGGGTCTTGCCACTGAGGATGCGAGATTCTCGAAACGATTTTATAGAATACGATGCTTAATGGCGCTTGTGTTTACGTTGTTTCGTTCACACGAACAAACTGGTTTCTCGTATACGAAACGCGCGCGGGCGCAGGCAGTTGCAAGTATACAGGAAGACCGAATACGTGAAAAAACCGAATGGACCTCGCGCCGTGTGAACGGTCTTACCGTAATACACGAGTTGGGAAATATTCCCCAAGGTTTTTTTGATACAATATCATAACATTGTCTTTACGTTAAGTGGGTCGCGTGATATCAAAGTTTTGTTGCTATAATTAACTAGAAAAATAGGGAAGTGTTTTTCATAACATTTACgaactaattataataaaattgttggTTACAGTGTTTAAATAGTTTTGTATAACGACCGAGTGAAGCAAGCCAACTGTACCTcgagtgtaaatttcattctatAGCGTAGCGTGACAAACTGTCATTTCAATCAACATGCATAGTTAGCTTGGCCCTACTCTATGCAGTTCGGTAAGAGCGTGGGTGAGAtttgaaatacatatattttttacttccCGATTGCGAATTTACAAAATCCATACTATTTCAGTTACGACTCAGATTCTAATGGGTGAGCTTTTGTTtatgacaaataaattatcaatcaatcaatcaatgcaTATTACTGAACAATATCTATACCGTTTcggtaaaaagtagtcactGAAATGGATTAGCTTATTgcatacatattttcaaatgtTATTCACGACAAAACCTAGTCGAGTTTAGTAAGGTCAGTCACGTTTAAATGTGTTATCTAAATTTTATTCAAATggatatattgtatatatattttgtcgCGATATATTTAAACATTATGCTCTCACAAAACCTAGTCGAGCGGAGTCTCGCCGGTATATTTGTTTACCGTGAACAATCTAAATTCTTAGTCAATAATATTGCACTGAATTCAATGAATGTTACAATCTCATTTGTACTACATGAACATGTCATATTAAGTAATCTGATATACATATTTCAAACTTATTTTACTCTGCGTTAACATGTCAGGCAGTTAAGCAGGACAAAACAAACTCCTTTCTATATGTCCTACCTACCAAACCTACCTaccaaagcttgtactatgggcaCTAGGCGACGATAAATAATATCAACACAGTTAtagttaatatatataaaaaaatactagactaacataaatttattatgaaattcTTGTAACTTTTGGCCTCTTGCCAACGTTCTCCGTACAccttttgatcttgttttgttTCTGCTTTGTTACAGAAACAAATGAATCCGGTCTGCACCACCGTCCAGGAATGCCGTGCGGGGCGATGAGCGACGTAGCAAAATGGCTCATGAACATTGGAAGGCATGGATAAAAATTGCCTGCACCGTGGTACTCCTCGCTACAAGTCTGGCAGACTTTACCACAGAATGCCAGAGACCCTGCGACTGCCGGTGGCAATCTGGCAACAAAGCTGCCATCTGCTCTAATTTCAGCCTGAAATCTGTTCCTGCAAACCTAAGCAACGACATACAAATCTTAGATCTATCCAACAACAATTTGCTCACCTTACATCAAGAAGCTTTCAAGAAAGTCGGCCTAAGTAATCTTAAAAAACTTTTCTTAAAAGAATGTAACATAGAACTTGTTCATAAAACAGCATTCGCTACGCTAGCCATAATGATAGAACTCGATTTATCTAGGAATCGAATACGTAATTTGCACCCAGACACCTTCAAAGGCACGGAGAAACTTCGACTAATAAACCTGAACAATAATTTGATCGATAAACTTGAGGACGGCGTATTCCGAAACTTGAAGTACCTGCAGAAAGTGGAAGTCAGCAATAATATGATCGTTCGCATCGGAACTAAAGCCTTCGTCAACTTGCCCCAACTAAAGATATTACGATTTGACGGCAACCGTCTCAGTCATATGAAGccagaaactttaatggccCTTCATAACTTATCTGGGTTGGATCTACATAACAACCCGTGGCGATGCGATTGCAATCTTCAAACGTTCAGAGACTGGGTGATGACTCATAATTTATACACACCCCCTACCGCCTGTGCAGAGCCCGCTGTGGTCAAAGAAAAACTTTGGAACGAATTAGACTCATCTAATTTCGCGTGCCGGCCTACCATTCTGGAACCCGCTCCAGACGCAAGACTCAAGAGTTACGACGAAAACGTGACCTTAATATGCAAAGTCGTCGGAAACCCGACTCCTGAAGTTGTGTGGCGTTATAATGGCAGGGTTATTGAGACAAGATCTTTTGGGGAAATCAGATATGTGATGACTGAAAACACTATGGACTTGATAAGATGGGTAAATTTAACTATTATTAACGTCCGATACAGTGACAGAGGAAACTATACATGTGTCGCCGAGAATCCAGGTGGTCGAGATGAAAATACGCTAACACTAGTTTTATCTAAATATGGAAGTCCTGGCACTATTCTTGGCTTAGACACTGACACTTTTGCTATATTAATAGGCTGTTTAACTGCTCTGATTTTAATCTGTGCGATTGTTTTTGGAGTATGTTACTTCACGACACAGAATAATGATTCGAAAAGACTGATCAAGACGGATACGTCATCGAACGGGGATATTCTGATTGAGAACTCCGTCGCGTCTGAGTTAGAGAAGGGGTTTAAAGTGGAGGTGAACCCAGTGACGAAGCCTCCGAGAAAATATGAAGCTCCTGCGTCACTGACGAGTGAAGCCACCGAGATGTCTGAGCTGAACAGGACACTGCTAGACAACGAGTCAATGTTAGGTAAGTaccaagataaaaaaaatctgcgTTGATTTTAATATGTGGTATATTTTAGCCCTTCTAAAGATACTATCTACCCTCTACTTCAATTTAATTTAGTCACTCTACTTCGACTCGGAATCTAAACTTTTTTCAATCCTACTCCGAGAAAGTTTGTCCGAAGTTTTTCCCCCATTTAACCTTTTTATACCATGTAACTTGCCATTAGTTCCTAGAGCTTTACGAAGTTTGTGATCCTAATTAGAAATGTAATAACATTTCCCAATGCAAAAAAATAAGACCGTTTAGTTTGCCTAATATGCCTAAAGTACTACTAGTTGAAAAAACCTGGACTTTTCAGCCCTTTAAATATTGTAGCAGTCCGTCCTAATTTTGTCCACCGCAAATCAGGTTTCAAAAGCTCAAAGCTTTCCACAAAACAACACTAAAAAGCTTAAAACTTGGTCTGCATTGACCAACTGATGCTGCATGTGCcataatttttaataacaaagtaaaaacATTATAATGCAAGAGGCAAGAACTGCAAATGCCCGTTCCAAGTTGCGCTCAGGAAATTTCATAACAACTTTGCAAAGTTTATCTACATCGTTTTAAAGTACCTGAGAACAATTTCTTTTTTACAAGCTTCTATTTATTGTTACCTGAccaatcaaatcttgcaagttaagtTTGCTAAAAaactaggtaggtacaattaataaTGGGATATTTACAATGTACAGTTGTTACGAGTTCCTGATAATGCAAACTTAAagatttacctatatatatatatatacctgtaGTATAATGTGATTAACATGTTAGACTGATTATGAGAATTATGTTAAAATGTCATTACTGACGTGCGGCTGGGAAGTTTCCAAAATTTATacaagataaaatttagaaaacttctcttactttttaatttagataagtaagtaagttagtaAAGTATTGAAACTTTCTGATtccaaaatataaattttcattaaattgtcCAGTAACTTTAAGGaaaattttctcattttgcACAACTGTACTTATACATATCATTATCATCGGATGGACTTACGAATGGTAACAGACCTGTAGTTAttgttaaatttccaaaaatgcCTGATATATCTATCCTTTCATCTGAACCATCTGTCTCTGATATTAGTTAATAGCCGTCTCGTTAAATGTGAAGGAAGCAATAAACTTTGTACGCATCAAACCACAAAATGATCAAACGAAATCCTAAACTCATCACAGAAGGCTTATCTTgagtaattataaattaaacggAGCAAAATAATCCGTTAAGGGCAACGATTTAATACGAAAACAATAGATTGCTAAATTGAGAGAGAATATTAGATTACTATTTCCCGTGAAAGCGTCTATAGATTGAAGCCTGGAGCTCTGGAGTTTGATTCCGATCTGTTTGCTCGTCGGTATTTGTTCTAGACAGTTCGAAACTAGATAGGATCTTACtttatgttaatattttgaTGTTATTTGTGCTTTCAACGCTGAGCTTatcgtaatttaaataaatcttcccttaaattaattaatataatgatCGAAGTTCAGTCTAGAAAATTTCTCGCGTCGGCGGTAAGTATTAAATATTAGATGCTTTGTGTTGCGATTCTATTTGTGATCTGGAGTTCTAGTCCTATGACAATCCGTACatcgaaaaaaaatgtatcgggatgacttGATgatacgaaaagtcacgtgactattgtCATCTTGACTATGCCCCCAGATGTGTTTACTTCGGTTCAAGCCATCAACAAGGTAAACTAAGTGTTACAATTTGGACTATCATACAAACAATTAAGTGCCTCAGCTGTAGGTAGCCTCGATTAAGTACATACAGTTAGATTATGTTATGGAAACATCTGAGACACTGAGAAATATAGTAAGGAAAAGTAATGCagtaaacaaaatgtatgtaaagtaAAATTTGAAGCTAATTACACATTACTTTaaagttacaataaaattagcaaactataaaactaaaatgacattaaatgttaaaaaaatactttgaacACACTCAAAAAACGCAGTCAAAAATCCTACCCCGCTTGCTGCTCAGCTCGCCGCTTTACCGCGTTGAATCGTGATGGATAACCTCTCTGCAAAAATAGTGAGCCGGAAATTTGAGGTGTATCTCGTATGTATTATTCGTATCGTCTACACTACGAACACGTATAACTCGGTAGTGTGCATTGTATAGCAATCGCAATCACCataatttatttggtttagtgtttttttttcggtaACAACCGAAAATTTAACGGTACGGTGATGTTGGGCGTGGGGCTGTCCACACCATAATTAACTGTTCCAaaccatttaatttttaatgaaacaGTTGGCAGCTTTCAGGACACACGAgtataaaggtgactgtccatttccaaccgcagctgcgttactgctccgacactactgcagcggcctgaacgcgtcggtgttattgtcaatttccatagtaaaatgaatgacgatatcgactgcacgtaataattatggtgattttaacgttttcccgaccgcaactgcactactgctccgacacgtcgatgttattgtcaatttccatagtaaaattaatgacaaggccgactgcacgtagcatggccatttttgcgtatttagtgtattattgcaactgcggctgcagaccgcacgtcaaatctgtcacctgcactgaaatgtctttgggtcacagatattagtagttctaagcaaagaggatataaccactacgttctaataaggagcttattacacccaaggatatacaaccccgatggtacaatcgccatatatcgcagatatatcgggtcggcccaggagctcacaaatatctgaacacgcccttattgtcaaggcgctagagtgcatgttcagatatttttagcacgtcggtcgctccgataaatctgatggcgactgtccctactgtaaacttttttgctaatctatattgagccatatcaccagagccagttaggaaacgtgtgtgttgtacacaataattgtgtacaacacgcaccgcgctagttgtatgcatgcacaattgatcttgtacctcggcagagggaaaatagtgtcccaatttgtcagtaaataagaaaaaacaaaaatcaactcatccatttcctttaggtactagtatactagcctaagacaaaaggggatattactgcaatgttctgccaccagagtgcaggactagcctttttagtaaaccatagagtaacacacTGTACCCACTACATACACGTATACATACTAACATACTGTAGTACacatactatggatggtataaaaaggatgccaatctcttatggcagaattaggattgttcattttttttaaatgttctatttcgaaaaccaaaCATATTaaacagttaatatttttaaacagtttccgacatttgctgcgatataataatcgaggattgaagatatttcaacaaatatactgatgaccttagtttgaccttctcgcgaggctgaatataataatgtcatcgtatagtaaaagttatcgaaccatagtaaataaatccgtcactcaagTAATTGtcagatgtcattgtcatcaattgtcataataaaaaatttcagttaaaccgctagtttcttacgatttgatttataatttttaatacctaaacagtagattttgattgcttaatatatcaaaaaccttgtttcaacttgtgggaatgatttacaaaaattatagtccgcgaagacctacgtaaaagacggtgttgtcgtgaagtaaatgtggaatggaatacttcaagtgttacacacaatattgctgtgaggatcacgtcgatgtaagtataaaattagtattattttactacgaatatttaaaagtccattttggtggtcgggtcactattacctatttattttctgtgatgatgtggccagaatatctaaagacaaaccgtttaacacagcttgtccgctactagctccgttttactgatttgaagttaaattcaacaaacagacatacatatatgtaacttataaccatcttgcaagcaataaatgatatacatacaaaaatacatagttatactcaaaatacaacatgaaactgaaaagataatttctaatttccaggtacctacaagttgcagttcaaggctcaagctgctgatatcacgatcatggcggacaaaactaaagttaataaagagttgtgaaaaataaaacatgtcttattttttacttttttattaatttaggaaaaacctgtttcccaaaaaaagtgtatacattatatgttcaacatgttctgcacgtgaggttgacattgagggctttgtttagtagcattcagttaaagttgatttaggttctactcttgttgatccagaaaataattgtatagtttattattaaatctatgcccacgcccaggcactattcttgctataactttacattctccgccttctctagaaatttgtacattatatacatccaataaaactaaggtatataacttaaggcagatttgtggaatcagctttcacagttgcgggggtcttaaggcatgagggttaaacaaactttgttacagtgcaacacgcaatttttcatcacaccaacacgaggaaaccatttattattcaaattaatttatttgaagttctttctatcggccaaggtgagggcaatagctttcttcataaaggatttcttgtctcgcccgtcaagttttataaggatgcacggtcatatcataaagagtgccgtgccgcccacggacacctgcaacacaagagggattttaatttgtgtttc
This genomic interval carries:
- the LOC134747112 gene encoding uncharacterized protein LOC134747112; the protein is MAHEHWKAWIKIACTVVLLATSLADFTTECQRPCDCRWQSGNKAAICSNFSLKSVPANLSNDIQILDLSNNNLLTLHQEAFKKVGLSNLKKLFLKECNIELVHKTAFATLAIMIELDLSRNRIRNLHPDTFKGTEKLRLINLNNNLIDKLEDGVFRNLKYLQKVEVSNNMIVRIGTKAFVNLPQLKILRFDGNRLSHMKPETLMALHNLSGLDLHNNPWRCDCNLQTFRDWVMTHNLYTPPTACAEPAVVKEKLWNELDSSNFACRPTILEPAPDARLKSYDENVTLICKVVGNPTPEVVWRYNGRVIETRSFGEIRYVMTENTMDLIRWVNLTIINVRYSDRGNYTCVAENPGGRDENTLTLVLSKYGSPGTILGLDTDTFAILIGCLTALILICAIVFGVCYFTTQNNDSKRLIKTDTSSNGDILIENSVASELEKGFKVEVNPVTKPPRKYEAPASLTSEATEMSELNRTLLDNESMLASTEDNSRHHDVDFPKISQETLLLDRLSQEHQAYPPDLLSFPLRGGTQVSPASGSSQDRKNLTDSPIKSPGYGVTAIPPGYKFQLPTTSQASMTAKGGYVTLPRRPRGNWFPESTHPQVFSTLNGVLPYYEHFNMKLFNNGANYYSLNKSEMDLGPMNKLRTGFHDGSEEIEPAPSPAPGTPHATIPRSSLSSPNIHNQLLALQAMSYNALQGRITKASEQRPLRITLAENESLLKNPVRDLRVGLSANSLNRTRTAPKPPPKPRKRGSSEFKEPFLFNTGDTATQV